The Penicillium digitatum chromosome 6, complete sequence genome has a window encoding:
- a CDS encoding IEC3 subunit of the Ino80 complex, chromatin re-modelling-domain-containing protein has translation MVESNENRVSESLPNVSSSTQAPAKQSVRSFKKKYAKLKVRFELGTRANENLIREELRIEDLSKRIQEQNDQLLEVLLEFNESLHVSPDVRFDLSMPTDPPLLPTPEQEIVPLINDATLAKQAWKEAKAGLAAGSIDTNAYRMIEDNIKRNKAFAPAQQYSSLSRTHHISPDTIEKKLDNDCERKLGYFTPEHETEYYLALDAKLGDEAAATQLARIPDRPTFAERERDLSMRNPASVYNWLRRNQPQTLQDNEIASEKSASRPSNQRSSKRAPAQRKDEDMYDEDGTEAHPTPKNKRKREEDTGYRPKGGSSRSKKKKEEPTSNPSKMAKKP, from the exons ATGGTTGAATCAAACGAAAACCGTGTGTCCGAGAGTTTGCCAAATGTATCAAGTTCCACTCAGGCTCCTGCAAAGCAATCAGTCCGGTCCTTCAA GAAGAAATATGCCAAGCTGAAAGTCAGGTTCGAGCTAGGGACTCGAGCGAATGAGAATTTGATCCGGGAAGAATTGCGCATAGAGGACCTGTCCAAGCGCATTCAGGAGCAAAATGA TCAACTGCTGGAAGTTCTCCTCGAGTTCAATGAAAGCCTTCACGTTTCTCCCGATGTGCGTTTTGATCTGAGCATGCCAACCGATCCTCCCTTGCTACCAACACCCGAGCAGGAAATTGTACCTTTGATCAACGATGCAACACTAGCAAAACAAGCGTGGAAAGAAGCCAAGGCTGGCTTAGCTGCTGGTAGCATTGATACAAATGCTTACCGTATGATTGAGGATAATATCAAACGAAACAAGGCGTTTGCACCCGCCCAGCAGTACAGCTCCCTGTCGCGGACACATCACATCAGTCCTGACACCATTGAAAAGAAGCTTGACAATGACTGTGAACGCAAACTCGGATACTTTACACCTGAGCACGAGACTGAATATTACCTCGCCTTGGACGCCAAGCTAGGCGATGAGGCGGCTGCTACGCAACTCGCACGCATACCAGATCGTCCAACGTTTGCAGAGCGTGAGCGTGATCTTTCTATGCGGAATCCCGCATCTGTGTACAATTGGCTGCGTCGCAACCAACCCCAGACTCTCCAGGATAATGAGATTGCTTCTGAAAAGTCTGCATCACGCCCTTCCAATCAGCGATCTTCCAAGCGAGCGCCCGCCCAGCGCAAAGATGAGGATATGTATGATGAGGATGGGACAGAGGCCCATCCTACTCCCAAGAACAAGCGCAAGCGGGAAGAGGACACTGGTTACAGACCTAAGGGTGGTAGCAGCCGgtcaaaaaagaagaaggaagagccTACTTCCAACCCAAGCAAAATGGCCAAAAAGCCTTGA
- a CDS encoding Exosome complex exonuclease Rrp4, putative → MAITILPPVVEDVRSYEADSEDDVSVCSEEDVEMTGISRPHKRPRLQGNSNLGTGIVTPGEVVTDDPQWMRGHGTYMNPLSTSIIATVAGTVQKTNKLLSVHPLRARYTPEIGDLVVGRIVEVQSRRWKVDVAAPLLAQLPLSAINLPGGILRRRTSADELQIRTFFSEGDLVVAEVQSVHQDGSASLHTRSLKYGKLRNGVFLAVTGTGGSAASSSSVKGGVGAGNSTAGSALAAPGGSGTGGVVRSRRQVWTVTAANGGGEVNIILGVNGYIFISKHTDGADAASATTENISITRMEEMVSSSIYSSQNDDIPPQTRREIARLAQCIRVLVQNGVRVDEETVMGAYNASLQVDLEVGDDEDEEDEWRQEGREYLEGVKAQQILELVKQQL, encoded by the exons ATGGCAATTACTATTCTTCCCCCGGTGGTGGAGGATGTCCGTTCCTACGAAGCCGACTCAGAGGACGATGTGTCCGTGTGCTCCGAGGAGGACGTCGAAATGACCGGCATCTCTCGGCCTCACAAACGACCTCGTCTACAGGGAAACTCGAATCTTGGCACAGGAATTGTCACACCAGGAGAAGTGGTCACAGATGATCCGCAATGGATGAG AGGTCATGGCACCTACATGAACCCGCTCTCGACATCTATCATTGCCACTGTTGCCGGCACAGTTCAAAAGACAAATAAGCTACTATCTGTTCACCCTCTGCGCGCCCGCTATACCCCCGAGATTGGAGATCTTGTCGTTGGCCGCATTGTCGAAGTGCAATCACGACGGTGGAAGGTCGATGTCGCCGCGCCATTACTCGCTCAGCTCCCTCTTTCCGCAATCAACTTACCCGGCGGTATTCTGCGTCGACGAACAAGCGCTGATGAGCTCCAGATCCGAACATTTTTCAGCGAAGGCGATCTTGTAGTTGCTGAAGTACAGAGCGTGCACCAGGATGGGTCTGCATCACTACACACACGGTCCCTGAAGTACGGGAAATTGCGCAACGGTGTGTTCCTTGCCGTTACAGGAACCGGAGGTAGCGCTGCGTCTAGCTCTAGCGTCAAGGGTGGCGTGGGAGCTGGGAATTCAACTGCAGGCAGCGCTTTGGCTGCTCCTGGAGGTTCTGGTACTGGCGGTGTGGTGCGGTCTCGTCGCCAGGTGTGGACCGTTACCGCTGCCAATGGTGGTGGGGAGGTTAATATTATCCTCGGAGTGAACGGGTACATCTTTATCTCCAAGCACACAGATGGGGCCGATGCTGCATCTGCAACTACTGAGAATATCTCCATTACGCGCATGGAAGAGATGGTATCGAGTTCGATCTACTCTAGCCAGAACGACGATATCCCGCCACAGACACGCCGGGAAATTGCACGGTTGGCACAATGTATTCGAGTTTTAGTACAGAACGGAGTGCGTGTGGATGAAGAGACGGTTATGGGTGCATACAACGCTAGTCTGCAGGTGGATTTGGAGGTTGGGGAcgacgaagacgaggaagatgaatggCGACAGGAAGGTCGTGAGTATCTGGAGGGTGTCAAGGCCCAACAGATCCTCGAGTTGGTGAAGCAGCAGCTGTAA
- a CDS encoding RNA binding protein Rnp24, putative, with translation MSELTEGIQKKRKLQDGPELEIDVSAPEPVSKKALRKAKKNKGGDAGIDENPKSSKPNKSESKEAETEGKRSQYGIWIGNLSYTVTRDELRMFFTVNSDISESSITRIHLPKGPERFGRSQNRGFAYVDFTDKKSLQEAIGLSEQLMTGRRVLIKDANNFEGRPEKSETQENSAGAAKSGHPPSKRIFVGNLSFDVTKENLEENFGKCGTVTNVHMATFQDTGKCKGYAWVEFEDLAAAEAAVRGFMLIKEDDKEEDSSDSDSDSASEKTKRRSKKLKPRMQRVWVNQLMGRRMRMEFAEDASTRYKKRFGKDAEKKDEPAITEVDGESRERPRHKKRRESIDESRYSKETVQKLSGAIVEGQGQKTTFD, from the coding sequence ATGTCTGAACTCACTGAAGGCATTCAAAAGAAGCGTAAGCTGCAAGACGGTCCTGAGCTTGAAATCGATGTCTCTGCACCCGAGCCAGTCTCAAAAAAGGCCCTGCGCAAAGCGAAAAAGAACAAAGGAGGCGATGCCGGTATTgatgaaaaccccaagtccAGCAAACCCAACAAATCTGAATCCAAAGAAGCTGAAACAGAAGGGAAGCGGTCCCAATATGGTATCTGGATTGGAAACCTATCATATACCGTGACCAGAGATGAGCTGCGCATGTTTTTCACGGTCAACTCCGACATCTCCGAGTCATCTATCACTCGAATTCATCTCCCCAAGGGCCCCGAAAGATTTGGAAGGTCGCAGAACAGAGGCTTTGCTTACGTCGACTTTACCGACAAGAAGTCCTTGCAAGAAGCAATTGGCCTAAGCGAGCAGCTTATGACCGGCCGCCGCGTCCTCATCAAGGATGCAAACAATTTTGAAGGTCGCCCTGAAAAATCCGAAACTCAAGAGAATTCCGCGGGTGCGGCCAAGTCTGGCCACCCCCCCTCCAAGCGAATCTTTGTCGGTAACCTAAGCTTCGATGTGACCAAGGAAAACCTCGAGGAAAACTTCGGTAAATGTGGCACTGTTACCAATGTGCATATGGCGACTTTCCAAGATACCGGAAAATGCAAGGGTTATGCGTGGGTGGAGTTTGAAGATCTCGCTGCCGCAGAAGCAGCGGTGAGAGGATTCATGTTGATCAAGGAGGATGACAAGGAAGAGGATTCCTCCGACAGTGATTCTGACTCGGCATCtgagaagacgaagaggaggtCGAAGAAGCTAAAGCCCCGGATGCAAAGGGTCTGGGTGAACCAGCTTATGGGCCGTCGTATGCGAATGGAGTTTGCAGAAGATGCGTCTACACGATACAAGAAGCGCTTCGGAAAGGATGCCGAGAAGAAGGATGAACCCGCCATCACCGAAGTCGATGGCGAATCACGAGAAAGACCCCGACACAAGAAGAGACGTGAATCGATCGATGAGTCTCGCTACTCCAAGGAAACCGTCCAGAAGCTCAGTGGCGCCATTGTCGAGGGCCAAGGTCAGAAGACCACATTTGACTAA